A stretch of the Zeugodacus cucurbitae isolate PBARC_wt_2022May chromosome 6, idZeuCucr1.2, whole genome shotgun sequence genome encodes the following:
- the LOC105218446 gene encoding uncharacterized protein LOC105218446 isoform X1, whose product MRLKRKKVKEQNSMTMTVNEEFMKELNRQIKRRPEAEANYRRRYEEDSENDWNCGSWFEYLLIVILSTILLVGVLILTLFWILFYRDGFAWSDNPALQFNLHPTLMVAGFITLSGFSILLYRLCRCLKHIYVKLIHMFFHACAIPCVALGFLSVFDSHNLSEPPKVNFYSMHSWLGFITMGMFVLQFVVGFFSFLVLLCCENRTYKCRSIMVPIHASFGLVNFMLAIATCITGLVEYERQNAGNAVLSSRNSEIEHYIINSLGIVLVAIGIIVSVAVRRSNAPATAKVYVTERC is encoded by the exons ATGAGATTGAAGCGGAAAAAAGTTAAAGAACAGAATTCGATGACGATGACGGTTAATGAGGAGTTTATGAAAGAGTTGAATCGCCAAATAAAGCGACGACCAGAGGCGGAGGCTAATTACAGACG GCGCTATGAGGAGGACTCGGAGAATGACTGGAACTGTGGCTCGTGGTTCGAGTATTTGCTCATCGTTATACTCTCCACCATCTTGTTGGTGGGTGTGTTGATACTCACGCTATTCTGGATATTGTTCTATCGCGATGGCTTCGCCTGGTCGGACAATCCAGCATTACAATTTAACTTGCATCCCACCCTAATGGTGGCGGGTTTCATAACGTTATCGGGTTTTT CCATTTTGCTGTATCGCCTGTGTCGCTGCTTGAAGCACATCTATGTTAAGCTGATCCATATGTTCTTTCACGCCTGCGCCATACCGTGTGTGGCTTTGGGATTTCTGTCCGTCTTCGATTCGCACAATTTGTCGGAGCCGCCTAAAGTGAATTTCTACAGTATGCATTCGTGGTTGGGCTTTATCACCATGGGAATGTTCGTTTTGCAGTTCGTTGTTGGCTTCTTCAG TTTCTTGGTGTTGCTGTGCTGTGAGAATCGCACCTACAAGTGTCGCAGCATTATGGTTCCGATACACGCCAGCTTTGGTTTGGTGAATTTCATGTTGGCAATTGCAACTTGCATCACTGGGTTGGTGGAATATGAGCGTCAGAATGCGGGTAATGCTGTTTTGAG CTCACGTAATTCGGAAATCGAACACTACATTATAAACTCATTGGGCATCGTACTCGTCGCCATTGGTATCATTGTCTCTGTCGCTGTACGACGATCGAACGCTCCAGCCACTGCCAAGGTCTATGTTACCGAACGTTGCTGA
- the LOC105218446 gene encoding uncharacterized protein LOC105218446 isoform X3, with the protein MRDRHLNKMPRGGTTTARYEEDSENDWNCGSWFEYLLIVILSTILLVGVLILTLFWILFYRDGFAWSDNPALQFNLHPTLMVAGFITLSGFSILLYRLCRCLKHIYVKLIHMFFHACAIPCVALGFLSVFDSHNLSEPPKVNFYSMHSWLGFITMGMFVLQFVVGFFSFLVLLCCENRTYKCRSIMVPIHASFGLVNFMLAIATCITGLVEYERQNAGNAVLSSRNSEIEHYIINSLGIVLVAIGIIVSVAVRRSNAPATAKVYVTERC; encoded by the exons GCGCTATGAGGAGGACTCGGAGAATGACTGGAACTGTGGCTCGTGGTTCGAGTATTTGCTCATCGTTATACTCTCCACCATCTTGTTGGTGGGTGTGTTGATACTCACGCTATTCTGGATATTGTTCTATCGCGATGGCTTCGCCTGGTCGGACAATCCAGCATTACAATTTAACTTGCATCCCACCCTAATGGTGGCGGGTTTCATAACGTTATCGGGTTTTT CCATTTTGCTGTATCGCCTGTGTCGCTGCTTGAAGCACATCTATGTTAAGCTGATCCATATGTTCTTTCACGCCTGCGCCATACCGTGTGTGGCTTTGGGATTTCTGTCCGTCTTCGATTCGCACAATTTGTCGGAGCCGCCTAAAGTGAATTTCTACAGTATGCATTCGTGGTTGGGCTTTATCACCATGGGAATGTTCGTTTTGCAGTTCGTTGTTGGCTTCTTCAG TTTCTTGGTGTTGCTGTGCTGTGAGAATCGCACCTACAAGTGTCGCAGCATTATGGTTCCGATACACGCCAGCTTTGGTTTGGTGAATTTCATGTTGGCAATTGCAACTTGCATCACTGGGTTGGTGGAATATGAGCGTCAGAATGCGGGTAATGCTGTTTTGAG CTCACGTAATTCGGAAATCGAACACTACATTATAAACTCATTGGGCATCGTACTCGTCGCCATTGGTATCATTGTCTCTGTCGCTGTACGACGATCGAACGCTCCAGCCACTGCCAAGGTCTATGTTACCGAACGTTGCTGA
- the LOC105218446 gene encoding uncharacterized protein LOC105218446 isoform X4: protein MLAGDLKNVQRWRKRTRYEEDSENDWNCGSWFEYLLIVILSTILLVGVLILTLFWILFYRDGFAWSDNPALQFNLHPTLMVAGFITLSGFSILLYRLCRCLKHIYVKLIHMFFHACAIPCVALGFLSVFDSHNLSEPPKVNFYSMHSWLGFITMGMFVLQFVVGFFSFLVLLCCENRTYKCRSIMVPIHASFGLVNFMLAIATCITGLVEYERQNAGNAVLSSRNSEIEHYIINSLGIVLVAIGIIVSVAVRRSNAPATAKVYVTERC, encoded by the exons GCGCTATGAGGAGGACTCGGAGAATGACTGGAACTGTGGCTCGTGGTTCGAGTATTTGCTCATCGTTATACTCTCCACCATCTTGTTGGTGGGTGTGTTGATACTCACGCTATTCTGGATATTGTTCTATCGCGATGGCTTCGCCTGGTCGGACAATCCAGCATTACAATTTAACTTGCATCCCACCCTAATGGTGGCGGGTTTCATAACGTTATCGGGTTTTT CCATTTTGCTGTATCGCCTGTGTCGCTGCTTGAAGCACATCTATGTTAAGCTGATCCATATGTTCTTTCACGCCTGCGCCATACCGTGTGTGGCTTTGGGATTTCTGTCCGTCTTCGATTCGCACAATTTGTCGGAGCCGCCTAAAGTGAATTTCTACAGTATGCATTCGTGGTTGGGCTTTATCACCATGGGAATGTTCGTTTTGCAGTTCGTTGTTGGCTTCTTCAG TTTCTTGGTGTTGCTGTGCTGTGAGAATCGCACCTACAAGTGTCGCAGCATTATGGTTCCGATACACGCCAGCTTTGGTTTGGTGAATTTCATGTTGGCAATTGCAACTTGCATCACTGGGTTGGTGGAATATGAGCGTCAGAATGCGGGTAATGCTGTTTTGAG CTCACGTAATTCGGAAATCGAACACTACATTATAAACTCATTGGGCATCGTACTCGTCGCCATTGGTATCATTGTCTCTGTCGCTGTACGACGATCGAACGCTCCAGCCACTGCCAAGGTCTATGTTACCGAACGTTGCTGA